A part of Chanos chanos chromosome 9, fChaCha1.1, whole genome shotgun sequence genomic DNA contains:
- the LOC115820328 gene encoding vasotocin-neurophysin VT 1-like: protein MTDSALPLLCVLGLLSLSTACYIQNCPRGGKRSFPDPVSRQCMTCGPGDRGRCFGPSICCGEDIGCLLGSPETANCLEEDYLPSPCEAGGKVCGSDEGRCAAPGVCCDSEGCVLDPDCTDDNKFRALAEQKSTLMDTSPGKLLLQILHPGSRARTQF from the exons ATGACAGACTCGGCTCTTCCGCTCCTGTGCGTCCTTGGGCTCCTTTCGCTGTCCACCGCTTGCTATATCCAAAATTGTCCGAGAGGAGGGAAGCGCTCTTTCCCGGATCCCGTCTCCAGACAG TGTATGACATGCGGTCCAGGGGACAGGGGTCGATGCTTTGGCCCGAGTATCTGCTGTGGTGAAGACATAGGCTGTCTTCTGGGCTCCCCCGAGACAGCTAACTGTTTGGAAGAGGACTACCTGCCCTCCCCGTGTGAAGCCGGCGGGAAGGTATGCGGCTCGGATGAGGGGCGCTGTGCCGCTCCGGGGGTCTGCTGTGATTCAG AGGGCTGTGTGCTGGACCCTGACTGCACGGACGATAATAAATTTCGAGCCCTAGCAGAGCAGAAAAGCACTCTGATGGACACGTCTCCTGGAAAGCTGCTCCTGCAGATTCTCCACCCAGGAAGCAGAGCACGGACCCAATTCTGA
- the fastkd5 gene encoding FAST kinase domain-containing protein 5, mitochondrial: MSVKALSRHLAKLHLHAPPHHRALLRAQHLHWKNGEQEKEDETERVQQLYTYTTGGLTLPYNPAAYYRVRVERSPLMGSADSEEPSHASLNRPFRQQSNPYSISSSRRLSSAKNILLDLALNRPAGDKEARSAPYPKKDVPPDVKGEPRAFQRCRPEYGIMTHDPSQDVTPLQSKRVSLLLHKVTVLKGHMGPEEIMHFLSELSRLPVEQMPLVRGDTRFYMLLRYSVESLPLFTNMQLIEVLRSFVRLGLPHSHSVLGLYETEFSCRTSDMDLHQLLLVADLWRCLGRSVPHYLERLYNCINLHFSQMGPSELVQLIYIMGEGRRCPTPLVQPLELMLMRHLDKLQAEEVSAVCLGLFKSQTSLSEGAVRRLVDRAHAVVREMSDFGVANVMKLLRFSHLDHVAWLEAMGTEVPRRAPDMGVQGLMHVALGCSALHYRDDRILLAVAERLPDLALHCRSKDAGKLLWAYGTLGIRPSQCPELFSCLTNILRQRELEFQRYPEHLLTGLLGLAFVGQFPQDLLSFALSPEFVSQANASQELELKKDLLTLDGTVGVELPGWTGPRLSQAVKEEVIKQLWDFAQSDVCQKPEVLEAETMLQELLGGKAFVRKHMILPHLRSIDLEVHLDRHGQPLPLDSEPCQPNQSDENSSSLTQNWTHTGVTLTEDLLAQLTNTKRAPAQPSIAMFERPLLRKVEPAGEREGIISVGVDLSDGLLGALTKPMNRSSIRVPRKPDVVRLAVQVSNRNQYCYRTQQLLGLHALKRRQLELAGYKVVELPHWEWFPLLRRSRAEKLAYLHCKIFSSSDLEKQT, translated from the coding sequence ATGTCGGTGAAGGCACTCTCCCGGCATTTGGCCAAGCTACATCTCCATGCCCCTCCTCATCACAGAGCACTGCTCAGGGCTCAGCACCTGCACTGGAAAAatggagaacaggagaaagaagatgagacagaaagagtacaGCAACTGTATACATATACGACAGGGGGGCTGACATTACCGTATAATCCGGCAGCTTATTACCGGGTGCGGGTCGAGCGGTCACCTCTCATGGGCAGCGCGGATAGCGAGGAGCCCTCCCATGCCTCCCTAAATCGTCCGTTTAGACAACAGAGTAACCCTTACAGCATCAGCTCCTCCCGCCGCCTCTCCAGTGCCAAGAACATCCTGCTTGACCTGGCTTTAAACCGACCTGCAGGCGATAAGGAGGCTCGCTCTGCACCTTATCCGAAAAAGGATGTGCCCCCGGATGTCAAAGGTGAGCCCCGTGCTTTTCAGAGATGCCGGCCAGAGTATGGCATAATGACCCATGACCCATCGCAGGACGTGACGCCCCTCCAGTCGAAACGAGTCTCGTTACTCCTGCACAAGGTCACCGTGCTCAAAGGACACATGGGCCCGGAAGAAATAATGCACTTCCTCTCCGAGCTGAGCCGCCTCCCTGTGGAACAGATGCCCTTGGTCCGGGGTGATACGCGGTTCTACATGCTGCTTCGCTACAGTGTGGAGAGCCTGCCTCTCTTCACCAACATGCAGCTGATTGAGGTCTTGAGGTCCTTCGTCAGGTTGGGCTTGCCCCACTCGCACAGCGTTCTGGGCCTGTATGAGACCGAGTTCAGCTGTAGGACCAGCGACATGGACCTTCACCAGCTGCTTCTTGTTGCGGACTTGTGGCGATGCCTGGGACGGTCGGTGCCTCACTACCTGGAACGGCTTTACAACTGCATCAACCTACACTTCAGCCAGATGGGTCCGTCGGAACTGGTCCAGCTGATCTACATCATGGGTGAAGGCAGACGCTGCCCCACCCCGCTGGTTCAGCCCCTGGAGTTGATGCTCATGCGTCATTTAGACAAGCTGCAGGCAGAGGAAGTGAGTGCTGTCTGCCTCGGCCTCTTCAAGTCACAGACATCCCTGTCGGAGGGGGCCGTTCGCCGGCTCGTGGACCGGGCCCATGCTGTCGTCAGGGAGATGAGCGACTTTGGGGTAGCAAATGTCATGAAGCTACTTCGTTTCAGCCACCTGGACCACGTGGCGTGGTTGGAGGCGATGGGCACGGAGGTGCCCCGGCGAGCCCCAGATATGGGCGTGCAGGGATTGATGCACGTGGCCCTGGGCTGTTCCGCCCTGCACTATCGCGACGACCGAATCCTCCTGGCCGTAGCCGAGCGCCTGCCTGACCTCGCGCTGCACTGCAGGAGTAAGGACGCAGGCAAACTCCTGTGGGCTTACGGAACACTCGGCATCCGTCCCAGCCAGTGTCCGGAGCTCTTCTCCTGCCTCACCAACATCCTCCGTCAAAGGGAGCTGGAATTCCAGCGCTACCCGGAACACCTCCTGACGGGCCTGCTGGGGCTGGCTTTCGTGGGTCAGTTTCCTCAGGACTTGCTGAGCTTTGCCCTGAGTCCGGAGTTTGTCAGCCAAGCCAACGCCTCGCAGGAGTTGGAACTGAAGAAAGACTTGTTAACCTTGGACGGTACGGTGGGTGTGGAACTGCCTGGCTGGACTGGTCCACGACTCAGTCAGGCGGTCAAAGAAGAGGTGATCAAGCAGCTATGGGACTTCGCTCAGTCCGACGTTTGCCAAAAGCCAGAGGTGCTGGAGGCAGAGACGATGTTGCAGGAGCTGCTTGGTGGAAAGGCATTCGTGCGAAAACACATGATCCTTCCTCATCTTCGGTCCATCGACCTTGAAGTTCACCTGGACCGTCACGGACAGCCACTGCCTCTGGACTCGGAACCCTGTCAGCCAAACCAGTCAGACGAGAACAGCTCCTCCTTGACTCAGAACTGGACTCATACTGGGGTAACCCTGACAGAAGATCTGCTGGCCCAACTCACCAACACAAAAAGAGCGCCAGCACAGCCATCCATAGCAATGTTTGAACGGCCGCTCCTCCGTAAAGTGGAGCCtgctggtgagagagagggtatcATCAGCGTCGGCGTTGATTTGTCGGATGGACTGCTGGGCGCTCTGACCAAACCCATGAATCGCTCATCCATCCGGGTCCCCCGCAAGCCGGATGTGGTTCGACTTGCTGTCCAGGTGTCGAACAGGAACCAGTACTGTTACCGCACACAGCAGCTGCTTGGACTGCATGCCTTGAAAAGGAGGCAGCTGGAGCTTGCCGGGTATAAGGTGGTGGAACTTCCACACTGGGAGTGGTTCCCGCTGCTCCGACGTTCCAGGGCAGAGAAACTGGCATACCTGCACTGCAAGATTTTCAGCAGTTCTGACCTGGAAAAACAGACTTAA
- the lzts3a gene encoding leucine zipper putative tumor suppressor 3: MGSVGSGAASHRKITMRSVGTRTTPNGPLGGPPPPSSSGRRRLDDRSYSAERFPVGVSKAKGSSGDDLRYSDESSYHNNDHSHTDADRGTTHNGNRQQVVNGDRLVSNAVFVNGGSRREGQRGGHSLDPCGNNDSVNNAKNGSHQAPSQYKDKGTGKRDNHNPPNILPVSGKLEQTNDGLVRPSAFKPVVPKSFHSMQNLVCSPQTGSGSGAGASQGGAGGTGGSSGGGGGGGGAGGRGGNTGANREQQDPGGGRNGQGSLSDSGRNSLTSLPTYAGSGYGPPPALGPLSASTSHINRLGTAGLDKPDKPGYQNGLSASDSGRSSSGKSSSSYQRLSHLSDAPAPLRPSPSSDDVIQDLEDRLWEREQEVLHMRRNLDQSEAAIVQVFEEKQRVWEREMEELRQNYAGRLQQVTRRAQRAQQALQAQITRLQQDKRRLQDEMAVLLAQREELEKKCLDYRKEQADLLPRLEETKWEVCQKAGEISLLKQQLRDSQGEVTQRAGEMVALRTQLKELSAQLKEREDAVLGLKESFCTKTLELERCEAELQKMLTEVSLLREKLGAFEAEVTGLKQVLGEFSGPSSLAVDSGMSSLPALTDRASKERLILSPLCPPEPLSLPALPAPDALLSLQSDEAKAQQRDAGDLRRQLERLQAELRIERQQRERQALTFAQERQTWQGEKERVLKYQAQLQLSYVEMLQKNQALEQRVDQLGAKLVGPSPTSPPPPLQPPSQAPGMALPVLALPSPAASLSPPPPPPPPATTEEENLPSLHQLVPPWPVPTRLERIESTEI, from the exons ATGGGCAGCGTAGGCAGCGGAGCGGCCAGCCACCGGAAGATCACCATGCGTAGCGTTGGCACTCGTACCACCCCGAACGGCCCTTTGGGaggccccccgcccccctcgtcaTCAGGGCGACGCCGTCTTGATGACCGCAGCTACAGTGCCGAGCGCTTCCCGGTTGGTGTCTCCAAGGCGAAAGGCTCGTCCGGCGACGATCTCCGCTACAGTGACGAAAGCTCATACCACAATAATGACCACTCACACACCGATGCGGACCGCGGGACAACACACAACGGGAACAGGCAGCAGGTCGTCAACGGCGACCGGCTGGTGTCCAACGCTGTGTTTGTGAACGGTGGGAGTCGGCGGGAAGGCCAGAGGGGCGGACACAGTCTGGACCCATGCGGGAATAATGATTCTGTCAACAACGCCAAGAATGGGAGTCATCAAGCGCCATCTCAGTACAAAGACAAGGGCACAGGCAAGCGGGATAACCACAACCCTCCCAATATTCTTCCTGTTTCCGGAAAACTGGAGCAG ACCAACGATGGGTTGGTCCGTCCATCAGCCTTTAAACCTGTTGTTCCCAAGAGCTTCCACTCCATGCAGAACCTTGTGTGTTCCCCTCAGACGGGCAGTGGCAGTGGAGCAGGGGCCAGCCAGGGCGGTGCTGGGGGTACTGGGGGTAGCAgcggaggtggtggaggaggagggggggcgggggggcgcGGGGGCAACACAGGTGCTAACAGAGAACAGCAGGACCCTGGAGGTGGCAGGAACGGACAGGGCAGCCTGTCGGACTCTGGGAGGAACTCTCTGACCAGCCTCCCCACCTATGCGGGGTCTGGTTACGGACCCCCGCCTGCCCTCGGGCCTCTCAGTGCCTCCACCAGTCACATCAACCGACTGGGAACGGCCGGCCTGGATAAGCCAGACAAGCCTGGGTACCAGAATGGCCTGAGCGCGTCTGACAGTGGCCGCTCGTCATCGGGGAAAAGCTCCTCATCCTACCAGCGCCTTAGCCACTTGAGTGATGCTCCGGCACCCCTGCGACCCTCGCCGTCATCCGACGACGTCATTCAGGACCTGGAGGACCGCCTGTGGGAGAGGGAACAAGAG GTCCTGCACATGCGCCGTAACTTGGACCAGAGCGAGGCAGCCATCGTCCAGGTGTTTGAGGAGAAGCAGCGCGTGTGGGAGCGGGAGATGGAGGAGCTGCGGCAGAACTACGCAGGCCGTCTGCAGCAGGTGACGCGACGCGCCCAGCGAGCGCAGCAGGCGCTGCAGGCGCAGATCACACGTCTGCAGCAGGACAAACGGCGGCTGCAGGATGAGATGGCCGTCCTGCTGGCCCAACgggaggagctggagaaaaagTGCTTGGACTACAGGAAGGAGCAGGCCGACCTCCTACCCAGACTGGAGGAGACCAAGTGGGAG GTGTGCCAGAAGGCCGGGGAGATCTCCTTGCTGAAGCAGCAGCTTCGGGACAGCCAGGGGGAGGTGACCCAGCGTGCAGGGGAGATGGTGGCTTTGCGGACCCAGCTGAAGGAGCTCAGCGCCCAGCTGAAGGAGCGGGAGGACGCCGTGCTGGGTCTGAAGGAGTCCTTCTGCACCAAGACTCTGGAGCTGGAACGCTGCGAGGCCGAACTGCAGAAGATGTTGACGGAG gtctctctcctgagagagaaactgggtGCATTTGAGGCAGAAGTCACGGGTCTGAAGCAGGTGCTCGGTGAGTTCAGCGGACCCTCGAGCCTAGCAGTGGATTCTGGGATGTCATCACTGCCTGCTCTCACTGACAGGGCCTCCAAGGAGAGGCTcatcctgtctcctctctgccctCCAGAACCATTGTCTCTCCCTGCCCTGCCTGCTCCGGATGCTCTGCTCAGCCTCCAGAGCGATGAGGCCAAGGCACAGCAGCGCGACGCAGGCGACCTGCGCAGGCAGCTGGAGCGGTTGCAGGCAGAGTTGCGGATAGAGCGGCAGCAACGGGAACGTCAGGCTCTCACCTTCGCTCAGGAGCGGCAGACCTGGCAGGGCGAGAAAGAACGCGTGCTCAAGTACCAGGCCCAACTGCAGCTCAGCTACGTGGAGATGCTGCAGAAGAACCAGGCGCTGGAGCAACGAGTGGACCAGCTCGGGGCCAAACTCGTCGGCCCTTCTCCGACGTCCCCGCCACCGCCCCTGCAGCCACCTTCGCAGGCTCCCGGCATGGCTCTGCCGGTGTTAGCCCTCCCGTCACCAGCCGCGTCGCtatctccacctccacctcctcctccacctgcGACGACGGAGGAGGAGAATTTGCCATCCTTGCACCAGCTCGTACCGCCCTGGCCGGTTCCAACCCGTTTGGAGCGGATCGAGTCAACTGAGATCTGA